One stretch of Rhinolophus ferrumequinum isolate MPI-CBG mRhiFer1 chromosome 5, mRhiFer1_v1.p, whole genome shotgun sequence DNA includes these proteins:
- the LOC117021909 gene encoding platelet factor 4 has translation MSLGADSRASRSRPSPGLLLLGLLLLPAVVARIIAAPEEGDGDLQCMCVKTTSQVHPKHIMSLEVIRAGLHCPTSQLIATLKNGRKICLDPQVPTYKKIVRKLIESKLLAV, from the exons ATGAGCCTCGGAGCAGACTCCCGCGCCTCCCGCTCCCGGCCCAGCCCCGGCCTGctgctcctggggctgctgctgctgccagctGTGGTCGCCCGCATCATAG CTGCCCCTGAAGAAGGAGATGGGGACCTGCAATGCATGTGTGTGAAGACCACCTCCCAAGTTCACCCCAAGCACATCATGAGCCTGGAGGTGATCCGGGCCGGACTGCACTGCCCCACCTCCCAACTGAT AGCCACGCTGAAGAATGGGAGGAAAATTTGCCTGGACCCACAAGTCCCCACGTATAAGAAAATAGTCAGGAAACTTATAGAGAGTAAGCTACTAGCTGTCTAA
- the LOC117021908 gene encoding platelet basic protein-like isoform X3, which translates to MSLRASSTSSYTSPLHVLQMLLPLSLLLTMLVLSTIGKTESVDHERYAELRCLCIHTISGIHPSKIQNLEVIRAGPHCPKVQVIATLKNGKELCLNPEASRIKKIIQKFLEGDESAS; encoded by the exons ATGAGCCTCAGAGCAAGTAGCACCTCCTCCTATACCAGCCCACTTCATGTCTTACAGATGCTGCTGCCACTGTCACTACTCCTGACCATGCTGGTTCTCTCTACGATCGGAAAAA CTGAAAGCGTGGACCATGAGCGGTATGCTGAACTTCGCTGCCTGTGTATACACACCATCTCTGGCATTCATCCCAGTAAAATCCAAAATTTGGAGGTGATCAGGGCAGGACCTCATTGCCCCAAAGTCCAAGTGAT AGCCACGCTGAAGAATGGGAAGGAACTCTGTCTGAACCCAGAAGCTTCCAGAATCAAGAAAATAATCCAGAAATTTTTGGAAGGTGATGAATCAGCTTCTTAA
- the LOC117021908 gene encoding platelet basic protein-like isoform X2, which produces MSLRASSTSSYTSPLHVLQMLLPLSLLLTMLVLSTIGKISILAESVDHERYAELRCLCIHTISGIHPSKIQNLEVIRAGPHCPKVQVIATLKNGKELCLNPEASRIKKIIQKFLEGDESAS; this is translated from the exons ATGAGCCTCAGAGCAAGTAGCACCTCCTCCTATACCAGCCCACTTCATGTCTTACAGATGCTGCTGCCACTGTCACTACTCCTGACCATGCTGGTTCTCTCTACGATCGGAAAAA TTTCTATTCTAGCTGAAAGCGTGGACCATGAGCGGTATGCTGAACTTCGCTGCCTGTGTATACACACCATCTCTGGCATTCATCCCAGTAAAATCCAAAATTTGGAGGTGATCAGGGCAGGACCTCATTGCCCCAAAGTCCAAGTGAT AGCCACGCTGAAGAATGGGAAGGAACTCTGTCTGAACCCAGAAGCTTCCAGAATCAAGAAAATAATCCAGAAATTTTTGGAAGGTGATGAATCAGCTTCTTAA